A region from the Arachis ipaensis cultivar K30076 chromosome B01, Araip1.1, whole genome shotgun sequence genome encodes:
- the LOC107639167 gene encoding uncharacterized protein LOC107639167 translates to MANSLFRLFGLIDDEDESDLEPRPLHNQGGGVASSRKSTKPRNSLNNTGPQNLKGLINNTGHAEGNGNGSIIFGGFDSSTTYTSVKRRN, encoded by the coding sequence ATGGCAAATTCTCTTTTCCGGTTGTTTGGCCTCATTGACGATGAGGACGAATCTGACCTTGAGCCAAGGCCGCTACACAACCAAGGTGGTGGTGTTGCTTCATCAAGGAAGAGCACCAAACCGCGAAACTCGTTGAACAACACAGGGCCACAAAACTTGAAAGGTCTTATAAACAACACTGGCCATGCTGAGGGTAATGGTAATGGCTCCATCATCTTCGGTGGCTTTGATTCCTCCACCACCTACACTTCTGTTAAGCGTCGCAACTGA
- the LOC107639137 gene encoding zinc finger CCHC domain-containing protein 10, translating into MSSKKDEKSQAAADRIKAAALSAAKGLSRAQAERAAAAAARNVNAYGQKEEGPSRWQEKREAKRQMYLMSTEKAVRLGERKDLKPAMSAIGGSAQCQKCFQSGHWTYECKNERVYMSRPSRTQQLKNPKLRLNISVSLDMDDNNPDATKDEKAEVSSKKTKRKYQSDSDSGSDSEDSVFETDSGSESSSVTGSESSGSSSGYSSSSDSEEERRRRRKKKQKKGGRRRRYSTSSESSDSDSESDSDSDDRSRRRKKQHNRRR; encoded by the coding sequence ATGTCGAGCAAGAAGGATGAGAAATCTCAGGCCGCAGCTGATAGAATCAAAGCTGCGGCATTGAGTGCCGCAAAAGGGCTTAGTCGTGCCCAAGCTGAAAGGGCCGCCGCTGCAGCTGCCCGGAATGTGAATGCTTATGGTCAGAAGGAAGAAGGGCCTAGCAGATGGCAGGAGAAAAGGGAAGCCAAAAGGCAGATGTATTTGATGAGTACTGAGAAAGCTGTTAGATTGGGTGAAAGGAAAGACCTTAAGCCTGCAATGTCTGCCATTGGCGGATCAGCGCAGTGCCAGAAGTGCTTCCAAAGTGGCCACTGGACCTACGAATGTAAGAACGAGCGGGTTTACATGTCGAGGCCATCCAGGACACAGCAACTTAAGAATCCCAAGTTGAGGCTGAATATTTCTGTGAGCTTGGATATGGATGATAATAATCCCGATGCTACTAAGGATGAGAAGGCCGAAGTGAGTTCTAAGAAAACCAAAAGGAAATATCAATCTGACTCTGATTCGGGCAGTGATAGCGAGGATTCAGTATTTGAGACTGATAGTGGCAGCGAATCTTCATCGGTTACAGGATCAGAGTCTTCCGGAAGTAGTTCAGGGTACAGTTCCTCATCTGATTCAGAGGAAGAAAGAAGgcgaaggaggaagaagaagcagaagaagggCGGAAGGCGCAGGAGGTATAGTACGTCTTCAGAATCATCTGATTCAGATTCAGAATCAGACTCTGATTCTGATGACAGGAGTCGTCGACGGAAAAAGCAGCACAATCGAAGACGCTGA
- the LOC107639147 gene encoding probable bifunctional TENA-E protein encodes MEEKLKAEEKKIGMTEAWLRKHRLLHTGATRHPFILSIRDGTVDIAAFKTWLAQDYLFVRAFVPFAASVLIKAYKESDDNTDMEVILGGVAALKDEISWFKNEANKWGISLSNVVPQKPNKNYCGLLDSLTRPEVEYSVAITAFWAIEAVYQESFAHCLGEGSQTPQELKETCERWGNEGFGRYCQSLQNIANLHLQKASDDELKNAEVALLSVLEHEVEFWNMSCASV; translated from the exons ATGGAAGAAAAGTTAAAGGCCGAAGAGAAGAAAATCGGCATGACCGAGGCTTGGTTGAGGAAGCACCGTCTTCTTCACACTGGAGCGACTAGACACCCTTTCATTCTTAGTATTCGTGATGGCACCGTCGACATTGCTGCCTTCAAAACATGGCTC GCACAGGACTACTTGTTCGTAAGAGCTTTTGTTCCTTTTGCTGCAAGTGTTCTGATAAAAGCTTATAAGGAATCAGATGACAACACTGACATGGAAGTGATATTGGGGGGTGTGGCTGCTCTCAAGGATGAGATATCATGGTTTAAGAACGAAGCCAACAAGTGGGGTATTTCACTTTCTAATGTTGTCCCTCAAAAGCCAAACAAAAACTACTGTGG GTTGCTGGATAGTTTGACGAGGCCAGAGGTAGAATATTCTGTGGCTATTACAGCATTTTGGGCCATTGAAGCAGTGTATCAAGAGAGCTTTGCTCACTGTCTTGGAGAAGGATCCCAAACCCCACAAGAATTGAAGGAGACTTGTGAAAGATGGGGCAATGAGGGTTTTGGTCGGTATTGCCAATCTCTTCAGAACATTGCCAATCTACACCTGCAGAAAGCTTCTGACGATGAGCTGAAGAATGCTGAAGTTGCTTTACTAAGTGTTCTTGAGCACGAGGTTGAGTTTTGGAACATGAGCTGTGCAAGTGTCTGA
- the LOC107639188 gene encoding ubiquitin-conjugating enzyme E2 32 has translation MADKYNLKNPAVKRILQEVKEMQSNPSDDFMSLPLEENIFEWQFAIRGPRDTEFEGGIYHGRIQLPAEYPFKPPSFMLLTPNGRFETQTKICLSISNHHPEHWQPSWSVRTALVALIAFMPTNPNGALGSLDYKKEERRTLAIKSRDAAPRFGTPERQKLIDEIHEYMLSKAPPVPELGPSQTSEEQEQPRIEEAKAEVDVQNPEALPAGEEIADQAADEIVEEQELPIDANPNPAGIEASTEIPSAVSSTQSLQKSNTMIQNLKPETRVQKPDDRLFTLAAIGLTIAIVVLLLKKFIKSTEYGAVFMNGGS, from the exons ATGGCGGACAAGTACAACCTCAAGAACCCTGCCGTCAAGCGCATTCTCCAGGAGGTCAAAGAGATGCAATCCAACCCTTCTGATGATTTCATGAGCCTCCCGCTTGAG GAAAATATATTTGAATGGCAATTTGCGATTAGGGGGCCTCGTGATACTGAATTTGAGGGTGGTATTTATCATGGGCGGATTCAGTTGCCAGCAGAATATCCATTCAAACCACCTTCATTTATGCTTTTGACC CCTAATGGTCGTTTTGAGACCCAAACCAAGATTTGCTTGAGCATCTCTAATCATCACCCTGAGCATTGGCAACCATCATGGAGCG TAAGGACTGCTTTAGTTGCACTGATTGCATTCATGCCAACCAACCCAAATGGTGCATTGGGCTCATTAGACTACAAGAAGGAAGAGAGGCGCACATTGGCAATTAAATCCCGTGATGCAGCGCCAAGGTTTGGGACTCCTGAGCGGCAAAAACTGATTGATGAG ATACACGAGTATATGCTAAGCAAGGCGCCCCCAGTTCCTGAACTTGGCCCCTCACAGACTTCCGAAGAACAAGAACAACCCAGAATTGAAGAGGCCAAGGCCGAGGTTGATGTGCAAAATCCTGAGGCTTTACCTGCTGGAGAGGAGATTGCAGATCAAGCAGCTGATGAAATTGTTGAAGAACAAGAACTTCCTATCGATGCTAATCCTAATCCTGCAGGAATTGAAGCTTCAACAGAGATTCCATCGGCTGTCTCTAGCACTCAGTCTCTCCAAAAGTCAAATACAATGATACAAAATCTGAAACCAGAGACGAGGGTCCAAAAGCCTGATGATCGCTTGTTCACACTGGCAGCTATTGGACTTACTATAGCAATTGTTGTCCTTTTGCTGAAGAAGTTCATCAAATCCACAGAATATGGTGCGGTTTTCATGAATGGTGGGTCGTAG
- the LOC107614729 gene encoding UPF0481 protein At3g47200-like codes for MDMHKRRKNFMETSIDKSKELLKSMDRGHVSDISMTEVNKDLVASIKEKLEAITSLKSIFRVPTKLLQANQKVYVPTKVSIGPLHHGNENLKDMQDHKWHYLYTLLSREPNMEASLHECLKALRESEKTARNFYAEELNLTSDEFVEIMLLDGCFIIELLLKYAIKSVRRLADPIFATPRLLYDIRCDLILLENQIPLVILQRLFEIVPIPVKCNCTLPELAIRFFRNMLPGDKECVTMRFGQEGNHLLDLFQQCYLPTYARAQSKKLPTVEDLKYICATKLRKYGIKLMRFTAKSLLDIDFHNGVLEIAPLITHQFTEILFSNLIALEQHQKDVQPFTSYAFLMKNIISDENDAKLVRHLRIVASEKGTEKNVCDLFKGLCEGVEYVAEKFYFAGLHEQITEYNTNRRSWWRKVKSNCLKTCTCT; via the coding sequence ATGGATATGCATAAGAGAAGGAAGAACTTCATGGAAACCAGCATTGACAAATCCAAGGAGCTTTTGAAAAGCATGGACCGTGGCCATGTTTCAGATATCAGTATGACAGAAGTTAACAAAGATCTTGTGGCATCAATTAAGGAAAAACTCGAAGCGATTACATCTTTGAAATCCATCTTCAGGGTGCCTACGAAGCTTCTACAAGCAAACCAGAAGGTGTACGTCCCTACTAAAGTGTCAATTGGACCTCTTCACCATGGTAACGAAAATCTCAAAGATATGCAAGATCATAAGTGGCATTACCTCTACACATTGCTCAGCCGCGAGCCGAACATGGAAGCAAGTTTGCATGAATGTTTGAAGGCATTGAGAGAGTCAGAGAAGACAGCACGGAATTTCTATGCAGAAGAACTCAATCTCACAAGTGATGAATTTGTGGAGATTATGTTACTTGATGGTTGTTTCATCATTGAGCTTTTGTTGAAATATGCTATAAAGAGTGTGAGACGCCTTGCTGACCCCATATTCGCCACGCCAAGGTTGCTATATGATATCCGGTGTGACTTGATCTTATTAGAAAACCAAATACCATTGGTCATTCTTCAAAGGTTGTTTGAGATTGTACCCATTCCAGTGAAATGCAATTGTACCCTCCCGGAACTTGCAATCCGTTTCTTTAGAAACATGCTGCCAGGAGACAAGGAATGTGTTACTATGAGGTTTGGACAAGAAGGTAATCATTTGCTTGACTTATTCCAACAGTGTTACCTACCAACCTATGCAAGGGCGCAGTCGAAAAAACTCCCGACTGTAGAGGATCTCAAGTATATCTGTGCCACCAAGCTTCGGAAGTATGGCATTAAGTTGATGAGGTTCACAGCCAAGAGCTTGTTAGATATAGATTTTCACAATGGTGTTCTTGAAATTGCTCCACTCATTACTCATCAATTCACGGAAATACTGTTCTCAAATCTGATAGCATTGGAGCAGCATCAGAAAGATGTTCAGCCATTCACTTCTTATGCGTTCCTAATGAAAAACATCATCAGCGATGAAAATGATGCGAAGCTCGTTCGCCATCTAAGGATTGTCGCGAGCGAGAAGGGTACGGAGAAAAATGTTTGTGATCTATTTAAGGGGCTTTGCGAGGGAGTGGAATATGTGGCGGAAAAGTTCTATTTTGCGGGGCTTCATGAACAAATAACTGAGTATAACACAAATCGAAGATCATGGTGGAGGAAAGTGAAGAGCAATTGTCTCAAAACTTGCACTTGTACATGA
- the LOC107639155 gene encoding DNA-directed RNA polymerases II, IV and V subunit 9A isoform X1 has protein sequence MTVYKFCPECNNILYPKEDREHKILFFACRTCDHQEVADNNCVYRNEIYHSAEERTQVLEDVASDPTLPRTKSVRCAQCNHGEAVFFQGTIRREEGMTLSYVCCNPNCGYRWRDQDS, from the exons ATGACTGTGTACAAGTTCTGCCCTGAATG CAACAATATTCTTTATCCTAAGGAAGACAGGGAGCATAAGATTCTCTTCTTCGCTTGCCGCACCTGTGATCATCAG GAGGTTGCTGACAATAACTGTGTGTATAGAAATGAGATATATCATTCGGCTGAGGAGCGAACTCAAGTGTTGGAAGATGTAGCTTCAGATCCAACTCTTCCTCGTACCAAGTCTGTTCGTTGCGCTCAATGCAATCATGGAGAAGCTGTCTTCTTCCAG GGAACTATTAGAAGGGAAGAAGGTATGACACTGTCTTATGTTTGCTGCAACCCAAACTGTGGCTACCGATGGCGAGATCAAGATTCATAA
- the LOC107639155 gene encoding DNA-directed RNA polymerases II, IV and V subunit 9A isoform X2: MTVYKFCPECNNILYPKEDREHKILFFACRTCDHQVADNNCVYRNEIYHSAEERTQVLEDVASDPTLPRTKSVRCAQCNHGEAVFFQGTIRREEGMTLSYVCCNPNCGYRWRDQDS, translated from the exons ATGACTGTGTACAAGTTCTGCCCTGAATG CAACAATATTCTTTATCCTAAGGAAGACAGGGAGCATAAGATTCTCTTCTTCGCTTGCCGCACCTGTGATCATCAG GTTGCTGACAATAACTGTGTGTATAGAAATGAGATATATCATTCGGCTGAGGAGCGAACTCAAGTGTTGGAAGATGTAGCTTCAGATCCAACTCTTCCTCGTACCAAGTCTGTTCGTTGCGCTCAATGCAATCATGGAGAAGCTGTCTTCTTCCAG GGAACTATTAGAAGGGAAGAAGGTATGACACTGTCTTATGTTTGCTGCAACCCAAACTGTGGCTACCGATGGCGAGATCAAGATTCATAA